The DNA region CTTTTCAGATGCTTGTCGCGATCACTTTGATTGGTATCGATTGAGTTCGCTTGAATTTTTACGACGACGTTGTCCAGTTTTTGGGACTTTTCATCAAAGTCAAAGGAGCCCTCGAATTTATCGAAACGACCTTTTACTTTCGCGATCATCATATGCTGAACTTTGAATGAGATCGTGGTGTGCGCGGGGTCGATGGTAAACTTCTCGGCCCAGGCTGGAGCGGACATTAGAGTTGCCAGAAGAAGGGCAGTGGCGGTTTTCTGAATTTGCATGGGAACCTCGCTTGGTTTGAGTTTCGTAAACATTAATCGTTTAAGAAGAACAAACTCGAGGCAAATTACGTATCGGAAAGACCGCTGACAGCTGTTGAATAACAGTAATCGAGGGAATAAAAAAAGGGAGCCTGAAGCTCCCTTTTTTTATTCTAAATTTTGTTACTTCTTAGAATTTCAAAAGTGCGCCAACATCAAGTTTGCCGTTGGAAGTCACTTTGCCATTCAATGCCGGGATCGGTTTCGCTGAACCCAGGATCGCAGCTTTCACATCCTGCCATGATTTCTCTGGGTGAGCAGACCAGTAAAGAGCTGCTGCGCCTGCAACGTGTGGAGTGGCCATTGAAGTTCCATCCCAAGTTGCTTTGAAACCCATTTTGTCGATCACAACATCTGAGTAGTTGTTGAACACAGTCGTAGAGTAAACAACCACGCCTGGTGCGCCAATATCAACAGAACGGTTACCCCAGTTGGAGAATGAACCCAATTGATCTTTCACGTCGATAGCTGCAACAGAGACGATGATATCGTGTGGGTAGCTCGCTGGATAAGCTGGAGCTGCATCGTTATCATTGTCGTAACCAATACCTTTGTGTCCGTTACCAGCGGCAGCGATAAACAAAACACCTCTGTCTTGCGCGTATTGAACAGCATCACGCAAAGCTTTGTTCTCGGCGCCTGCATTTGGATCTTCACCTTCAGAGCCCCAGGAGTTGCTCATGATTTTCGCACCGTTATCAACTGCGTATTTGATCGCTTTGATTGCGTCAGCAGTTGTGCCGCCGCCTTTTTCAGAGATGAAACGCAAAGACATGATTTTTACATTCGGAGCCACACCAGCAACACCTTTGCCGTTATCGCCACGAGCCGCCACGTTGCCTGCGCAATGTGTGCCGTGACCTGGGTTGCCACCTTTGAAAAGGATGTCCAGGGGTTCCATAGAAAGGTCATAAGGTTTGTTGTCGTTTGAAACGAAATCCCAGCCAACAACGTCATCGATGTAGCCATTGCCATCATCGTCTTTGCCGTTGTTTGGAATTTCTTTTGGATTTCTCCATAGATTTGGCAACAGATCTTCGTGAGTGTAGTCAACACCTGTGTCGATCACAGCCACGACCATCTCAGG from Bdellovibrio sp. GT3 includes:
- a CDS encoding S8 family serine peptidase, producing the protein MKKLAVFTASAVLAFAMGAQAQHKTQDLLIKLAPGYDNVELFGAKTEKITENLVRVRAPKSMSLNSLVKNPAIEYVQPNYPIRLLESYQIQDPLRRAALAKMLRRNPQPAALAIKDNPEVPDAPQSTSGADPLFNKQWGMNNIGVVEAWKVTKGNPEMVVAVIDTGVDYTHEDLLPNLWRNPKEIPNNGKDDDGNGYIDDVVGWDFVSNDNKPYDLSMEPLDILFKGGNPGHGTHCAGNVAARGDNGKGVAGVAPNVKIMSLRFISEKGGGTTADAIKAIKYAVDNGAKIMSNSWGSEGEDPNAGAENKALRDAVQYAQDRGVLFIAAAGNGHKGIGYDNDNDAAPAYPASYPHDIIVSVAAIDVKDQLGSFSNWGNRSVDIGAPGVVVYSTTVFNNYSDVVIDKMGFKATWDGTSMATPHVAGAAALYWSAHPEKSWQDVKAAILGSAKPIPALNGKVTSNGKLDVGALLKF